A single Musa acuminata AAA Group cultivar baxijiao chromosome BXJ2-1, Cavendish_Baxijiao_AAA, whole genome shotgun sequence DNA region contains:
- the LOC135597954 gene encoding pentatricopeptide repeat-containing protein At2g01740-like has translation MGYFTLNDMQFLGISPNLVTFTCLIDGYCKNDRLDMALDLYDRMTSLSVLPNVFTFNALVDALCKKGMLERAVEMFEKMHEIGVPANVVVYTSLIDGDVKKGLDLHNEMLIKGFELDLSTTSAGFASMGFCRRQKDGQCPEYSADEQAICAVGLAKSKSGIFVEAILYLLVLATPVEGDDAGAEGAMGINKTEEVVEEVVDLGKLTMKGPGRGEGEGDRQWQR, from the exons ATGGGGTATTTCACACTGAATGATATGCAGTTCTTAGGGATTTCTCCAAATTTGGTAACTTTCACGTGTTTGATCGATGGATACTGCAAGAACGATCGTTTGGATATGGCACTGGACTTGTATGATCGCATGACAAGTCTTTCTGTGCTGCCAAACGTATTTACTTTCAATGCACTTGTTGATGCTCTCTGTAAGAAGGGGATGCTGGAGAGAGCGGTAGAGATGTTTGAAAAGATGCACGAGATAGGGGTGCCAGCAAATGTGGTGGTCTATACTTCCTTGATAGATG GGGATGTGAAGAAGGGCTTGGACTTGCATAATGAAATGCTCATTAAAGGTTTTGAGCTTGATCTGTCCACTACTTCGGCGGGCTTTGCAAGCATGGGCTTTTGCAGGAGGCAAAA GGATGGACAATGCCCTGAATATAGTGCTGATGAACAAGCAATTTGCGCTGTCGGCCTTGCCAAATCGAAGTCTGGAATTTTTGTTGAAGCAATCCTCTATCTCTTAGTGTTGGCAACTCCTGTTGAG GGTGATGACGCTGGAGCGGAAGGGGCCATGGGCATTAACAAGACAGAGGAGGTCGTCGAGGAGGTGGTTGACCTAGGCAAACTGACGATGAAGGGTCCTGGACGTGGGGAAGGTGAAGGAGATCGTCAATGGCAGCGATGA